Proteins encoded together in one Candidatus Planktophila sp. window:
- a CDS encoding ATP-binding protein: protein VSEKYNENLRRFIRISIADQGMGIPESQIAEIFTSFYRASNAQSSGIPGSGLGLAITSRIIDLHDGSIAVESTEGIGSTFTLELPAHISELEKMINERKNGVLERAITAIETSAYSDLDGTCHEMIGALGFYELETLSDQIALFSHWLKTQDGVDTSEVDSRRVELLRVLKSNLAALENLREA, encoded by the coding sequence GTTAGTGAAAAATATAACGAGAACTTACGAAGATTTATTAGAATCTCAATTGCAGATCAGGGGATGGGAATTCCTGAATCCCAAATTGCAGAGATTTTTACAAGTTTTTATAGGGCTAGTAACGCTCAGAGTAGTGGTATCCCAGGTTCGGGCTTGGGCTTGGCAATCACCTCACGAATCATTGATTTACATGATGGTTCCATAGCCGTCGAATCTACAGAGGGGATCGGTTCGACATTTACTCTTGAACTGCCCGCTCACATTTCTGAGTTAGAGAAGATGATTAATGAGCGAAAAAACGGAGTGCTTGAGCGTGCCATAACCGCGATAGAGACCTCCGCGTACTCCGATTTAGATGGAACCTGTCATGAAATGATTGGCGCACTCGGATTTTATGAGTTGGAAACTCTCAGCGATCAGATTGCGCTCTTTTCACACTGGCTTAAAACACAGGATGGCGTGGATACAAGTGAGGTCGACTCCCGTAGAGTTGAACTATTGAGAGTTCTAAAGAGCAATTTGGCAGCGCTAGAAAATCTTAGGGAGGCTTAA
- a CDS encoding response regulator transcription factor gives MRDLILIVDDNPDIRAFVRLSLESEDFRVIESADGNDAMKRFEEEKPDLIILDIGIGQPDGLEICRRIRKVSDVPIVMLTLQEDEIAEAMCLSAGANDYMKKPVSKTILGLRVQNQLRRKNDSNAEPATVLTADNLTLNTLSRELKVNDVLVPTTRTEFDFIHVLMQEPTRVFTREQICKAIGISAEFTSDHLLDTHASRLRLKIISAGGPRTLSAVRAVGFRLF, from the coding sequence TTGAGAGATTTAATTCTTATTGTTGATGATAATCCTGATATACGGGCTTTCGTGCGTTTGAGCCTTGAAAGTGAAGATTTTCGAGTAATCGAGTCGGCAGATGGAAACGATGCAATGAAGAGGTTTGAGGAAGAGAAACCTGATCTAATAATTTTAGATATTGGGATTGGACAGCCAGACGGACTTGAGATCTGTCGACGGATCCGTAAGGTCTCAGATGTTCCCATTGTTATGTTGACTCTGCAGGAGGATGAAATAGCTGAGGCCATGTGCCTGTCCGCCGGCGCCAATGACTATATGAAAAAACCAGTTTCAAAGACAATCTTAGGACTGCGTGTTCAAAATCAACTGAGACGGAAAAACGACTCAAATGCCGAACCGGCAACGGTTTTGACCGCTGATAATTTGACACTAAATACTCTTAGCCGCGAACTGAAAGTCAATGATGTACTGGTTCCGACTACTCGCACTGAGTTTGACTTCATTCATGTATTGATGCAGGAACCCACTCGCGTCTTCACCCGTGAGCAGATTTGTAAGGCGATTGGAATCTCTGCTGAATTCACCAGTGATCACTTGTTAGATACGCATGCATCTCGTCTGCGTTTAAAAATCATTTCTGCCGGGGGACCGAGAACTCTTTCTGCAGTGCGCGCCGTTGGCTTTCGACTCTTTTAA